Proteins encoded within one genomic window of Prauserella marina:
- a CDS encoding helix-turn-helix domain-containing protein, giving the protein MTTPRELVAIVPENSIRFLGHDTHEHEVPHLIHVVTGVADIVADGERIPLHARENLWLAANVPHSVRLPSGGIVLGPLLSPATKPRERVQRLGALPALTELMTTILAAAPVTAEQVRPFREALDGLLRPLCRHYFPLVLPSHPVARAIAREAARSPQTLHELAARHGTSVRHVQRLFHDQTGLPFTRWRARARLNVAITRLGRGDSLTVAAGAAGYTSRNGLLKALSRETGLPSARLGTLPLAVLDAHRAAA; this is encoded by the coding sequence ATGACCACACCACGCGAACTCGTCGCGATCGTCCCTGAGAACTCCATCCGGTTCCTCGGACACGACACGCACGAGCACGAAGTGCCGCACCTCATCCACGTCGTCACCGGTGTCGCCGACATCGTCGCCGACGGCGAGCGGATCCCGTTGCACGCGAGGGAAAACCTGTGGCTCGCGGCGAACGTGCCGCATTCGGTGCGCCTGCCCTCGGGCGGGATCGTGCTCGGCCCGCTGCTCTCCCCCGCCACGAAACCGAGGGAGCGGGTCCAGCGACTCGGCGCGCTGCCCGCGCTGACCGAGTTGATGACCACGATCCTCGCGGCCGCTCCCGTCACCGCCGAGCAGGTCCGCCCCTTCCGGGAAGCGCTCGACGGCCTGCTGCGCCCCCTGTGCAGGCATTATTTCCCGCTCGTGCTGCCCTCACATCCCGTCGCGCGCGCGATCGCCCGCGAGGCCGCGCGATCGCCCCAGACGCTCCACGAACTCGCCGCCCGGCACGGCACCAGCGTGCGGCACGTGCAGCGGCTGTTCCACGACCAGACCGGCCTTCCCTTTACGCGGTGGCGGGCCCGCGCGAGACTCAACGTCGCCATCACCAGGCTCGGCAGGGGTGATTCGCTGACGGTCGCGGCGGGCGCCGCCGGTTACACCTCGCGCAACGGCCTGCTCAAGGCGCTCAGCAGGGAGACGGGGCTGCCATCGGCCAGGCTCGGCACCCTGCCGCTGGCGGTACTCGACGCCCATCGGGCAGCTGCCTGA
- a CDS encoding ABC transporter substrate-binding protein has product MRSRLSLFVVMIIGSVLALAGCGSTDASGAAASGSDTRSVRTEQGTVEIPAEPKRVVVLNHALAGYLFDLDVPVVATVSEDADREGEFSPFWEEKANENGTRLLEWGTDGFDYEAILEADPDLIVGGGAGLPSALATKAYDRLGDIAPTVLVSGSLATWQEQFRFLAEDVFDEEAAYADHLSAYESRVAEVKDAITPPPGPAAHLTITADGTPYVLFENTGLPQMLGELGIAPAPLVEEHDLQPYKPGGDMAELSTEQVGQLLRMPTVFVTGFNADTTDVATLSRQSVYAKLPAFENDNAYDLPYWTVRGDYDEAMALLDIIEKQFS; this is encoded by the coding sequence ATGCGGTCACGTCTGTCTTTGTTCGTCGTCATGATCATCGGCTCCGTGCTGGCCTTGGCCGGTTGCGGTTCCACTGACGCCTCGGGTGCCGCTGCGTCCGGATCGGACACCCGGAGCGTGCGGACCGAGCAGGGGACCGTCGAGATCCCCGCCGAGCCGAAGCGGGTCGTCGTGCTCAACCACGCGCTTGCCGGGTACCTGTTCGACCTGGACGTGCCCGTGGTGGCGACGGTTTCCGAGGACGCCGATCGCGAGGGGGAGTTCTCGCCGTTCTGGGAGGAGAAGGCGAACGAGAACGGCACCCGGCTGCTGGAGTGGGGGACGGACGGATTCGACTACGAGGCGATCCTCGAAGCCGATCCCGACCTGATCGTCGGCGGCGGGGCCGGGCTGCCATCGGCGCTCGCGACGAAGGCCTACGACCGGCTGGGCGACATCGCGCCAACGGTGCTGGTGAGCGGTTCGCTCGCCACCTGGCAGGAGCAGTTCCGCTTCCTCGCCGAGGACGTCTTCGACGAGGAAGCGGCCTACGCGGATCACCTCAGCGCCTACGAGAGCCGGGTCGCGGAGGTCAAGGACGCGATCACGCCGCCGCCCGGTCCCGCTGCGCACCTGACGATCACCGCCGACGGCACCCCCTACGTGCTGTTCGAGAACACCGGCCTTCCCCAGATGCTCGGGGAACTCGGTATCGCACCGGCTCCGCTCGTCGAGGAACACGACCTCCAGCCGTACAAGCCGGGCGGTGACATGGCCGAACTCTCCACCGAACAGGTCGGCCAGCTCCTCAGGATGCCCACCGTGTTCGTCACCGGGTTCAACGCCGACACCACCGATGTCGCCACGTTGTCGCGGCAAAGCGTCTACGCGAAACTGCCCGCGTTCGAGAACGACAACGCCTACGACCTTCCCTACTGGACGGTGCGCGGCGACTACGACGAGGCCATGGCCTTGTTGGACATCATCGAAAAGCAATTCTCCTGA
- a CDS encoding siderophore-interacting protein has product MVHHRLTVLPLVLRRVRLERAVDVTPRMRRITLGGEELGEFTRDGLTLPAFACPGFDDHIKLIFASDGNVRDVLPAQLEHGIDWPPSRTRVTRDYTPRRHDRRALELDLDVVMHGDGPASAWARDAKPGAELWIVGPKSSVVVPEDTDWVLLAGDETALPAISRFLEDRPLDVPVRAVVTIADDAARQPLPTREGDVLDWIVAPAGDENALADAVRAVEPLPGTPYVWAGAESRALLPVRRHVSKERGVPKSHVNITGYWHRDEGHDPARAGANEAVVSPVSWFAVRAAVCLGIPSALAEGELSVADLALRAGVDPAALEPLLAMVTAPGVVVRDQDTVRLGPLGQELAVDEHARERFEGLHAEQVIALADLAPALAKGTAAWSRGAGTTLRQSVVDDPERYAELAEDAGGLVHLVTGVPALAVWNRGGRVAITGPGALVVADVLAEGTGSCPAVVEDPGPLRVLRDEAGAASPFEFTETWGERDVAVTALAIGHRTDAEAETLLRVLRAAAPVAVLIEKLRPDGLSPAAAEEALLHLATLGTPPRAPADLGRIAARAGWRISARRPLGWGVECFELAAIS; this is encoded by the coding sequence ATGGTTCACCACCGGCTGACCGTCCTTCCCCTCGTGCTGCGCAGGGTCCGGCTCGAAAGGGCGGTCGACGTGACGCCCCGGATGCGCAGGATCACGCTCGGCGGCGAGGAACTGGGCGAGTTCACGCGCGACGGGCTGACGCTGCCCGCGTTCGCCTGCCCCGGGTTTGACGACCACATCAAACTGATCTTCGCCTCCGACGGGAACGTGCGTGACGTGCTTCCAGCGCAACTGGAGCACGGCATCGACTGGCCGCCGTCGCGGACGCGGGTGACCAGGGACTACACGCCCCGGCGTCACGATCGGCGTGCTCTCGAACTCGACCTCGACGTCGTGATGCACGGTGACGGTCCCGCCTCGGCATGGGCCCGCGACGCGAAGCCTGGAGCCGAATTGTGGATCGTGGGCCCGAAGTCCTCGGTCGTCGTACCGGAGGACACCGACTGGGTTCTGCTCGCCGGTGACGAGACGGCGTTGCCCGCGATCAGCCGGTTCCTTGAGGATCGGCCTCTCGACGTGCCCGTGCGCGCCGTCGTCACGATCGCCGACGATGCCGCGAGGCAACCGTTGCCCACCCGCGAGGGGGACGTGCTCGACTGGATCGTCGCGCCTGCCGGTGACGAGAACGCGCTCGCCGATGCCGTGCGCGCCGTCGAACCGCTGCCGGGAACCCCGTACGTGTGGGCGGGGGCGGAGAGCAGGGCGCTGTTGCCGGTGCGCAGGCACGTTTCCAAGGAACGGGGCGTTCCGAAGTCGCACGTGAACATCACCGGGTACTGGCACCGCGACGAAGGGCACGATCCCGCGCGGGCAGGGGCGAACGAAGCCGTGGTGTCACCGGTTTCCTGGTTCGCGGTGCGCGCGGCGGTGTGCCTCGGCATCCCCTCGGCGCTGGCAGAGGGCGAGCTGTCCGTGGCCGATCTCGCGCTGCGGGCAGGTGTCGACCCGGCTGCCCTGGAGCCACTGCTCGCGATGGTGACCGCGCCCGGCGTCGTGGTCAGGGACCAGGACACGGTGCGACTCGGCCCGCTCGGGCAGGAACTCGCGGTCGACGAGCACGCGCGGGAACGTTTCGAAGGGCTGCACGCGGAGCAGGTGATCGCGCTCGCCGATCTCGCCCCCGCGCTGGCGAAGGGGACGGCCGCGTGGTCGCGTGGCGCTGGGACGACCCTCCGACAGTCCGTTGTGGACGATCCGGAGCGTTACGCCGAACTGGCAGAGGACGCCGGAGGGCTCGTGCACCTCGTCACGGGCGTGCCGGCGCTCGCCGTGTGGAACCGGGGCGGCAGGGTCGCGATCACCGGCCCCGGCGCGCTCGTGGTCGCGGACGTACTCGCCGAAGGCACCGGGTCGTGCCCTGCCGTCGTCGAAGATCCCGGCCCGCTGCGCGTACTGCGGGACGAGGCGGGCGCGGCGTCACCGTTCGAGTTCACGGAAACATGGGGAGAGCGGGACGTCGCCGTGACGGCACTCGCCATCGGGCACCGCACGGACGCCGAAGCCGAGACTCTGCTGCGCGTCTTGCGCGCGGCGGCACCGGTCGCGGTGCTGATCGAGAAGCTCCGGCCCGACGGTCTCAGTCCCGCCGCGGCCGAGGAAGCGCTGCTGCACCTGGCGACACTGGGAACACCGCCCCGCGCACCGGCCGACCTCGGCCGGATCGCCGCGCGAGCGGGCTGGAGGATCAGCGCGAGACGCCCGCTCGGTTGGGGTGTCGAGTGTTTCGAACTTGCCGCGATCTCATGA
- a CDS encoding iron chelate uptake ABC transporter family permease subunit has translation MTRTITPAPVRPTAARVLWFAVSLIVLAVMFAVSVAVGSANLPLSTVWSALVSPDGGIDHSTIRTLRVPRTVLGVLVGAALGVAGALMQGLTRNPLADPGILGVNSGAGFAIVAGVAMFGVTRIEQYLWLGFAGAVVAAAIVYAIASRGPGGANPLRLTLVGVAFGAVLTGASQTLALINPDTFDRFRYWDAGSITDRPDGTVSAVLPFILIGLVLAFACARALNALALGDDLAKAVGARVGLIRLAGVVAVTLLCGAATAAAGPIVFVGLMIPHAVRLLVGPDQRWILPLALVLGPVLVLTSDVIGRLVIWPAELQVGVVTAFLGAPVLIALVRRGKPGAS, from the coding sequence ATGACCCGGACGATCACACCGGCACCTGTCCGCCCCACGGCGGCGAGAGTGCTGTGGTTCGCGGTGTCGCTGATCGTGCTCGCGGTGATGTTCGCGGTCAGCGTCGCGGTTGGCTCGGCCAACCTGCCGCTGTCCACGGTGTGGAGCGCGCTGGTTTCCCCCGACGGCGGCATCGACCATTCGACGATCCGCACACTGCGGGTTCCGCGCACGGTCCTCGGTGTGCTCGTCGGCGCGGCCCTCGGTGTCGCCGGAGCGCTCATGCAGGGCCTGACCCGCAACCCGCTGGCAGACCCCGGCATTCTCGGCGTCAACAGCGGCGCCGGTTTCGCGATCGTCGCCGGTGTCGCCATGTTCGGTGTCACCAGGATCGAACAGTATCTGTGGCTGGGATTCGCCGGTGCCGTCGTCGCCGCGGCCATCGTGTACGCGATCGCCTCGCGCGGTCCGGGCGGGGCGAACCCGCTGCGGCTCACCCTGGTCGGTGTCGCCTTCGGCGCGGTGCTCACCGGCGCGTCCCAGACGCTCGCGCTGATCAACCCCGACACCTTCGACCGGTTCCGGTACTGGGACGCCGGTTCGATCACCGATCGCCCCGACGGCACCGTTTCGGCGGTCCTCCCGTTCATCCTCATCGGACTCGTGCTCGCGTTCGCCTGCGCTCGCGCGCTCAACGCGCTGGCGCTCGGCGACGATCTGGCCAAAGCCGTCGGCGCGCGGGTCGGGCTCATCCGGCTCGCCGGGGTCGTCGCGGTCACCCTGCTGTGCGGGGCCGCGACGGCCGCGGCCGGTCCGATCGTTTTCGTCGGGCTGATGATCCCGCACGCCGTGCGGCTGCTCGTCGGGCCGGACCAGCGCTGGATACTGCCATTGGCCCTCGTGCTCGGTCCCGTGCTCGTGCTGACCTCAGACGTCATCGGGCGGCTGGTGATCTGGCCCGCCGAGCTTCAGGTCGGTGTCGTCACGGCGTTTCTCGGTGCGCCCGTGCTCATCGCCCTGGTGCGGCGCGGGAAGCCGGGCGCGTCGTGA
- a CDS encoding FecCD family ABC transporter permease, whose product MTRALVLRAGRLSLRASGRAVVVDAILACVLLGCVTLALMLGSRVLSPGEVLAALAPGADATDRLVVLEWRAPRALAAALFGACLGLSGAIFQSLTRNPLGSPDVIGLSAGSYTGVVCVLSLGGAGYLALATGAVVGGLATALTVYLLAFRRGMHGFRLIIVGIAISAMLSSVNRWFSVKADLDVALQVAVWGAGTLNNVEWLPLSYSAMAALALVLVLPAAGRRMRQLELGDDTAGMLGLSVERTKILLVVLGTALTAVVTAITGPVAFIALAAPQIARRLTGHGSVDLTGAALTGAVLLSTSDLIAQHAISGVVLPVGAVTVCLGGGYLVWLLVRESKNS is encoded by the coding sequence GTGACCCGCGCGCTCGTCCTGCGCGCGGGACGCCTCAGCCTGCGCGCCAGCGGCAGAGCCGTCGTCGTCGACGCCATTCTGGCGTGCGTGCTGCTCGGCTGCGTGACACTGGCATTGATGCTGGGATCGCGAGTGCTCTCGCCGGGCGAGGTGCTGGCCGCGCTCGCTCCAGGCGCGGACGCGACCGACCGGCTCGTCGTTCTCGAATGGCGTGCGCCAAGGGCGCTCGCCGCCGCGCTGTTCGGCGCCTGTCTCGGGCTCAGCGGAGCGATCTTCCAGTCACTGACCCGCAATCCGCTCGGCAGTCCTGACGTCATCGGGCTGAGCGCCGGTTCCTACACCGGGGTCGTCTGCGTGCTGTCGTTGGGCGGCGCCGGTTACCTCGCGCTGGCGACCGGAGCCGTCGTCGGCGGTCTGGCCACGGCGCTCACCGTGTACCTGCTGGCGTTCCGGAGAGGGATGCACGGGTTCCGGCTCATCATCGTCGGTATCGCCATCAGCGCGATGCTCTCGTCGGTCAACCGGTGGTTCAGTGTCAAGGCCGACCTCGACGTGGCGCTTCAAGTCGCCGTGTGGGGCGCCGGCACGCTCAACAACGTCGAATGGCTCCCGCTGTCCTACTCCGCGATGGCCGCGCTCGCGCTCGTGCTCGTACTTCCGGCGGCGGGACGGCGCATGCGCCAGCTCGAACTGGGTGACGACACGGCGGGGATGCTGGGACTTTCCGTCGAGCGCACCAAGATTCTGCTCGTCGTGCTCGGCACGGCGCTCACCGCGGTGGTCACCGCGATCACCGGCCCGGTCGCGTTCATCGCGCTGGCGGCACCGCAGATCGCCCGCCGCCTCACCGGGCACGGCTCCGTCGACCTGACCGGCGCCGCGCTCACCGGAGCCGTCTTGTTGTCCACATCGGACCTGATCGCGCAGCACGCGATCTCCGGTGTGGTCCTTCCGGTCGGCGCCGTCACGGTATGCCTCGGCGGCGGGTATCTCGTGTGGCTGCTCGTCAGGGAGAGCAAGAACTCGTGA
- a CDS encoding thiamine pyrophosphate-binding protein: MPRSTPELPDELQDPAPGKINGAQAVAHALARWSISTVFAYPGTSELALSAAVAERDTLTLVNARGDKEAAFMAAGGNFAGPANCAAILHGARGLTNALGATADVRRSEVPVLYLVGMPSRSSAPFLPPHAEPGLIEAAGSFAKAAFDCSQLDAADPRAFLKLVDEALRTLSEAPRGPVLLGLPQDLLAGAFIPSEMLADGPAEQPVSPLPDLTEASALAASARRPVILVEDYLLRNPSAEADLAAFASAIGAPVLQTAYQRGPMLFQQVRKETVPTFVGAYDPTDEGHRELLGSADLLVTVEDRNMYPRVVGPLPGCRKLVLTSNVEATAKNRYMTSSDVLVAGDVGGSLRGIAEKLTAPAAAPAGLPEPIDPGSCASAVELVRAVGQGLAESGEDAEPVIVDDSLMFGGLVARNYRHLPQGVRVFGSHGGFVGGGLPTAVGLAATNPELRVLTTLGDHGFTNGLQALAAASEHDAPLVVLVCNNGASVCLGKQADSDGVGRDVLPLDNVARMNYAAIAAGFGLSTSVHVWPDETSLTDAVTEASAKLSADIQRALSARRPHLIELVTPSRPDFWTGVWRVEGMERAPLPQAAQD, encoded by the coding sequence ATGCCTCGCTCGACTCCTGAACTACCCGATGAACTCCAGGATCCAGCCCCCGGCAAGATCAACGGAGCGCAAGCGGTCGCGCACGCACTGGCGCGGTGGAGTATCTCGACGGTCTTCGCCTACCCCGGCACCTCCGAACTCGCGCTGAGTGCCGCCGTCGCCGAGCGCGACACGCTCACACTGGTCAACGCGCGTGGCGACAAGGAAGCCGCCTTCATGGCCGCCGGCGGCAACTTCGCGGGCCCCGCGAACTGCGCGGCGATCCTGCACGGCGCGCGAGGACTCACCAACGCGCTCGGCGCGACCGCCGATGTCCGGCGCAGTGAGGTGCCGGTGCTCTACCTCGTCGGCATGCCGTCCCGGTCGTCGGCGCCGTTCCTTCCGCCGCACGCCGAGCCGGGGCTCATCGAGGCGGCCGGATCGTTCGCGAAGGCCGCTTTCGACTGTTCGCAACTGGATGCCGCCGACCCGAGGGCCTTCCTCAAACTCGTCGACGAAGCGCTGCGGACGCTGTCCGAGGCACCGCGAGGCCCTGTCCTGCTCGGTCTCCCCCAGGATCTGCTCGCCGGGGCGTTCATCCCCTCGGAGATGCTGGCCGACGGACCGGCCGAACAGCCGGTCTCCCCACTTCCCGATCTCACGGAGGCCAGCGCGCTCGCAGCCTCCGCGCGGCGGCCCGTGATCCTCGTCGAGGACTACCTCCTGCGGAACCCCAGCGCGGAAGCGGACCTCGCCGCGTTCGCCTCGGCCATCGGCGCTCCCGTGCTGCAAACCGCCTACCAGCGGGGCCCGATGCTCTTCCAGCAGGTGAGGAAGGAGACCGTGCCGACCTTCGTCGGCGCCTACGATCCCACCGACGAAGGGCACCGCGAACTGCTCGGCTCCGCCGACCTGCTCGTCACGGTCGAGGACCGCAACATGTACCCGCGCGTCGTCGGCCCGCTTCCCGGCTGCCGCAAGCTCGTACTGACCAGCAACGTAGAGGCGACGGCGAAAAACCGGTACATGACCTCCTCCGACGTGCTGGTGGCCGGGGACGTGGGCGGATCCCTACGTGGCATCGCCGAGAAACTGACCGCGCCCGCCGCGGCTCCCGCCGGCCTTCCGGAGCCGATCGACCCCGGAAGCTGCGCCAGCGCCGTCGAACTGGTCCGCGCCGTCGGTCAGGGGCTCGCGGAAAGCGGGGAAGACGCCGAGCCGGTCATCGTCGACGACAGCCTCATGTTCGGCGGTCTCGTGGCCCGCAACTACCGGCACCTTCCGCAAGGGGTCAGGGTGTTCGGCAGCCATGGCGGCTTCGTGGGCGGTGGCCTGCCAACAGCCGTTGGCCTCGCCGCGACCAATCCGGAGCTGCGGGTTCTCACGACGCTGGGCGACCACGGTTTCACCAACGGTCTCCAGGCGCTGGCCGCCGCGAGTGAGCACGACGCCCCGCTCGTCGTCCTCGTGTGCAACAACGGGGCCAGCGTCTGCCTCGGCAAGCAGGCCGATTCCGACGGTGTCGGCAGGGACGTGCTGCCGCTGGACAACGTCGCCCGCATGAACTATGCCGCCATCGCGGCCGGTTTCGGGCTGTCGACGTCGGTTCACGTGTGGCCGGACGAGACGTCGCTGACCGACGCCGTCACCGAGGCATCGGCGAAGCTCAGTGCCGACATCCAGCGGGCGTTGTCGGCGCGGCGCCCGCATTTGATCGAGCTGGTCACGCCCAGCCGGCCCGACTTCTGGACCGGTGTGTGGCGCGTGGAAGGCATGGAAAGGGCTCCACTGCCACAGGCTGCGCAAGACTGA
- a CDS encoding ClpP family protease has translation MTNDEKRPLFDHRLRERFFAQRVLVLDGVLDDDNGTVLTTQLLSLASEDPGKDIALWIHSPGGSVPSMLAIRDVMRLVPCDVATLALGLACSAGQFLLSAGTPGKRFALPHARILMHQGSAGISGSAVEVEVQADDLRYTRDTVLGIIAEDTGKPLEDVFADSLHDRWFTTEQALEYGFIDHVVGALDQVVPVRTHMGLGSPKGAAV, from the coding sequence ATGACCAACGACGAGAAACGGCCGCTGTTCGACCACCGGCTCAGGGAACGATTCTTCGCCCAGCGGGTGCTGGTCCTCGACGGCGTGCTCGACGACGACAACGGGACCGTACTGACCACCCAGCTCCTTTCCCTCGCCAGCGAGGATCCCGGCAAGGACATCGCGCTGTGGATTCACTCACCGGGCGGCTCCGTGCCCTCGATGCTGGCGATCAGGGACGTGATGCGGCTCGTGCCGTGTGACGTGGCGACACTCGCGCTCGGCCTGGCGTGCAGCGCGGGACAGTTCCTGCTGTCGGCGGGCACCCCGGGGAAGCGGTTCGCCCTTCCGCACGCCCGGATCCTGATGCACCAGGGCTCGGCGGGAATCAGCGGATCGGCGGTCGAGGTGGAGGTGCAGGCAGACGATCTGCGCTACACGAGGGACACGGTGCTCGGGATCATCGCCGAGGACACCGGCAAGCCGCTGGAGGACGTCTTCGCCGATTCGCTGCACGACCGCTGGTTCACCACGGAGCAAGCGCTGGAGTACGGGTTCATCGACCACGTCGTCGGCGCGCTCGACCAGGTCGTTCCCGTACGCACGCACATGGGCCTCGGCTCGCCGAAGGGAGCGGCGGTATGA
- a CDS encoding ClpP family protease, translating to MSSYTIPNVITREAGTERIMDVYSHLLSSRIVYLGTAIDSGVANALIAQLLHLEADDPELEINLYINSEGGDPSAMLALYDTMRYIKAPVATTCVGQAVAAGAVLLAAGAEGRRSVLPHTRVVLHQPAAQGRGTIPDLILQADEVVRVRTQLEEILSAHTGRDIAELRHDTDRDRVFDAVGAVAYGLADQVLDRRI from the coding sequence ATGAGTTCCTACACCATCCCCAACGTCATCACCCGCGAGGCGGGTACCGAGCGGATCATGGACGTCTACTCGCACCTGTTGTCGTCCCGGATCGTCTACCTCGGCACCGCCATCGATTCCGGTGTCGCCAACGCGTTGATCGCGCAGTTGCTGCACCTTGAGGCCGACGACCCGGAACTGGAGATCAACCTCTACATCAACTCCGAGGGTGGAGATCCCTCGGCGATGCTCGCCCTCTACGACACGATGCGCTACATCAAGGCACCGGTGGCGACGACCTGTGTCGGCCAGGCGGTCGCCGCGGGAGCGGTACTGCTCGCCGCGGGTGCGGAAGGGCGAAGGTCGGTGCTGCCCCACACGCGGGTGGTGCTGCATCAGCCCGCCGCGCAGGGCCGCGGAACCATTCCTGACCTCATCCTCCAGGCCGACGAGGTGGTGCGCGTGCGGACCCAGCTGGAGGAGATCCTGTCGGCGCACACCGGCCGCGACATCGCGGAGCTGCGGCACGACACCGACCGCGATCGCGTGTTCGACGCCGTCGGTGCCGTCGCCTACGGGCTCGCCGACCAGGTCCTCGACCGCCGGATCTGA
- a CDS encoding helix-turn-helix domain-containing protein, with amino-acid sequence MADILHFDRNRPATPDRMPDRAPEPLWREALGRSLRTTREEQGHRLVDVAERAGISPQYLSEMERGRKEPSSEMIAAVAGALGLDLAGLLTGIAGDVTRLRMPSRRPAGPVLMAA; translated from the coding sequence ATGGCCGACATCCTTCATTTCGACCGCAACCGTCCCGCCACGCCGGACCGAATGCCTGACCGAGCGCCGGAACCACTGTGGCGAGAAGCGCTCGGCCGGAGCCTGCGGACGACCAGGGAGGAACAAGGTCACCGCCTCGTCGACGTCGCGGAGCGGGCCGGTATCTCCCCTCAGTACCTCTCCGAGATGGAACGGGGCCGCAAGGAACCGTCGAGCGAGATGATCGCCGCGGTCGCCGGTGCGCTCGGACTCGACCTGGCCGGTTTGCTCACCGGCATCGCGGGCGACGTCACGAGGCTGAGGATGCCAAGCCGCCGCCCCGCGGGCCCCGTGCTCATGGCGGCGTGA
- a CDS encoding nuclear transport factor 2 family protein produces MPGTETLIHELADRAALADLVARHSLWVDEQRYDETGRLFTQDVVVTSPSGQARGIEALLDLVRSRHGELAATLHSKSNLVIDIDGDAATVRANDVAVFAIDDKKEAIAAGTHHYRARRTGDGWRFDRLDIVPFALTEGLERAL; encoded by the coding sequence ATGCCCGGGACCGAAACCTTGATCCACGAACTCGCCGACCGCGCCGCGCTGGCCGATCTGGTCGCCAGGCACAGCCTGTGGGTCGATGAGCAGCGCTACGACGAGACCGGCCGGCTCTTCACCCAAGACGTCGTGGTCACCTCGCCGAGCGGGCAGGCGCGCGGCATCGAGGCACTTCTCGACCTCGTGCGGTCCCGCCACGGCGAACTCGCCGCCACCCTGCACAGCAAGTCCAACCTCGTCATCGACATCGACGGTGACGCGGCCACGGTGCGGGCCAACGACGTCGCCGTCTTCGCCATCGACGACAAGAAGGAGGCCATCGCGGCCGGAACCCATCACTACAGAGCGCGCCGTACCGGAGACGGCTGGCGATTCGACCGCCTCGACATCGTCCCGTTCGCGCTGACCGAGGGGCTGGAAAGAGCGCTTTAG